Proteins encoded by one window of Blautia argi:
- a CDS encoding GNAT family N-acetyltransferase yields MKITKAETEDFREIMEIYGRARKFMCENGNPRQWKEGYPSEALVKQDLDREELYVCREGQELLGVFMFSENPDPCYEIIEQGSWKNENPYGVMHRMASSGKRKGVASFCLDWCFSQCGNVRGDTHTDNFVMQRVFEKNGFEKCGIIYVEDGSPRIAYQRKGEVQTDE; encoded by the coding sequence ATGAAAATTACAAAAGCAGAAACAGAAGATTTCCGGGAGATTATGGAAATTTACGGCAGAGCCAGAAAGTTTATGTGCGAGAATGGAAATCCAAGGCAATGGAAAGAAGGATACCCCTCAGAAGCGCTGGTGAAACAGGATTTGGACAGGGAAGAGCTATATGTATGCCGGGAAGGGCAGGAACTTTTGGGTGTTTTTATGTTTTCCGAAAATCCGGATCCCTGCTATGAGATTATTGAGCAGGGAAGCTGGAAAAATGAAAATCCTTATGGAGTGATGCACCGCATGGCGTCTTCCGGAAAAAGGAAAGGCGTGGCTTCCTTTTGTCTGGACTGGTGCTTTTCACAGTGCGGCAATGTAAGGGGAGATACTCATACAGATAATTTTGTAATGCAGAGGGTATTTGAAAAAAACGGATTTGAAAAATGCGGAATCATTTATGTAGAAGACGGTTCTCCAAGAATTGCATATCAAAGAAAGGGAGAGGTGCAGACAGATGAATGA